A part of Maridesulfovibrio hydrothermalis AM13 = DSM 14728 genomic DNA contains:
- a CDS encoding FG-GAP repeat domain-containing protein, with protein MLLSRITAFFLVALSVFAASASFAGTARTYAVYPFEVNGPDQYKYLSRGIQTMLISRLNWTGHFEPLAGTRNLKESERPKTEIDEIKSIQRLGSDYMALGSIVIVGKDASIDLRMINKEGKSWTKTAKTTISELIPALDGIAKEIKGELFEKPGSRKETAEEKAREEARPDSPMNPEFVTASSAGKVLESTINPQFRYQGGTETPGRWRSQSVKVVNRGGFVADVTGDGKKDIVVLAGTEIKVFGIDKQRLTEVMSYKFSSRAEGLRISSIDIGNDGVKEVVLCTMLKDRPYSYIISFKDKAPKVLLDRVSLFLSVIRIPPNFTETLVGQRLDTSRTLYSKDLVEYVFSGGRLIPVKNLTVPSFANVFNLTYLPQKDGYKVIVINKYGRINLYDKNLDPLYESQNSYNSVDVKIEASAKMRGFGKENKESKMENYYFLPMPVTVASLSDPTKKEVLLNKDLSVASQVFSNYKNFSQGEIHSEYFDGVGLTLAWKTRRIKGSITAYGVADIDNDGQDELYCILNTYPGSLGIKFRKTLVIAYELNLGK; from the coding sequence ATGTTACTTAGTCGTATCACTGCTTTTTTTCTTGTTGCACTATCCGTTTTTGCTGCATCGGCTTCTTTTGCCGGAACAGCCCGCACCTATGCGGTTTACCCATTTGAAGTTAACGGGCCTGACCAGTATAAATACTTGAGTCGCGGCATTCAGACTATGCTTATCTCCCGTCTTAACTGGACAGGGCATTTTGAGCCTCTTGCCGGAACCAGAAATCTGAAGGAGTCTGAACGCCCTAAAACAGAAATTGATGAAATTAAAAGCATTCAGCGTCTTGGTTCTGATTATATGGCTCTTGGTTCCATTGTTATCGTGGGGAAGGACGCTTCCATTGATTTGCGTATGATCAATAAGGAAGGCAAGTCATGGACCAAAACAGCCAAGACGACCATTTCTGAATTGATTCCTGCCTTGGACGGTATAGCCAAGGAGATCAAAGGTGAACTTTTTGAGAAGCCCGGCAGCAGAAAGGAAACTGCGGAAGAAAAAGCTCGTGAGGAGGCTCGCCCTGACAGTCCAATGAATCCTGAGTTTGTCACTGCATCTTCTGCCGGTAAAGTGCTCGAAAGTACTATCAACCCGCAGTTTAGATATCAGGGCGGAACCGAAACTCCGGGACGCTGGCGCAGCCAGAGTGTTAAAGTGGTTAACCGGGGTGGATTTGTTGCTGATGTAACCGGCGATGGAAAAAAAGATATTGTAGTTCTTGCTGGTACTGAGATCAAAGTTTTCGGTATCGATAAGCAGAGGCTTACTGAAGTGATGTCTTATAAATTTTCCAGTCGGGCAGAGGGGCTGAGGATCAGTTCTATTGATATAGGTAATGACGGAGTTAAAGAAGTCGTTCTTTGTACAATGCTAAAGGACAGACCTTATTCTTATATAATTTCATTTAAGGACAAAGCTCCCAAGGTGCTGCTTGACCGCGTCAGCCTTTTCCTTTCTGTGATCCGTATTCCGCCTAACTTTACTGAAACTCTGGTGGGGCAGCGTCTTGATACCAGCAGAACTTTATATTCAAAAGACCTTGTGGAATATGTCTTTTCAGGCGGAAGGCTTATTCCGGTTAAGAATCTGACTGTACCTTCTTTTGCTAATGTATTTAACCTGACTTATCTTCCGCAGAAAGACGGTTATAAAGTTATTGTGATTAATAAGTACGGCAGAATTAATCTTTATGATAAAAATCTTGACCCTCTTTACGAGAGTCAGAATTCATATAACTCCGTTGATGTGAAAATAGAAGCTTCTGCCAAGATGAGAGGTTTCGGAAAGGAAAATAAAGAAAGCAAGATGGAGAATTATTATTTTCTCCCCATGCCTGTAACCGTGGCATCTTTGTCCGATCCCACGAAGAAGGAGGTCTTGCTGAACAAAGACCTTTCAGTGGCATCACAGGTTTTTTCAAACTACAAAAACTTTTCGCAGGGTGAAATTCATTCCGAATATTTTGATGGAGTGGGCTTGACCCTTGCGTGGAAAACACGTCGCATCAAAGGAAGTATAACCGCTTACGGTGTTGCTGATATTGATAATGATGGACAGGATGAACTTTATTGTATCCTGAATACTTACCCCGGTTCTCTGGGGATTAAATTCAGGAAAACTCTTGTCATTGCTTATGAGCTTAATCTTGGCAAATAA
- a CDS encoding TRAP transporter small permease, which translates to MIKYLEKTAIWICRILAGLAGIALTLMIVLACANMLSRAIWVPVKGTFELMGFLGAVTAALSLGFSQLNRSHIAVGLFFRFFPKPVQTFLEAVSGGVSCLFFSFCAIETAKWGMFLVELGEVSETLGIQFYPFVFAVAFGCAAMAFVLLLDIYRTLTGKEPLSPA; encoded by the coding sequence ATGATAAAATATTTGGAAAAAACAGCTATCTGGATTTGCCGGATTCTGGCTGGACTGGCAGGAATTGCGCTTACTCTGATGATTGTTCTTGCGTGCGCAAATATGCTTTCAAGGGCAATCTGGGTTCCGGTAAAAGGAACATTTGAATTGATGGGATTCCTTGGCGCGGTTACCGCAGCTTTATCGCTTGGATTTTCTCAGCTCAACCGCAGTCATATTGCGGTGGGGCTTTTTTTCAGATTTTTTCCCAAGCCTGTTCAGACCTTTCTGGAGGCGGTTTCCGGCGGGGTGTCCTGCTTGTTCTTTTCTTTCTGCGCTATTGAAACAGCTAAATGGGGCATGTTTTTAGTAGAACTTGGAGAAGTGTCTGAGACTCTCGGAATACAATTTTATCCTTTTGTCTTCGCAGTGGCTTTCGGGTGCGCTGCTATGGCTTTTGTTTTGCTGCTTGACATTTACAGAACCCTGACCGGGAAAGAACCTTTAAGTCCTGCCTAA
- a CDS encoding TRAP transporter substrate-binding protein, whose amino-acid sequence MTRTGKLTGVFAALMICAAMLCSVSPVSAADVIKLSYANFPPAKTFPCVQMERWKQEVEKRTNGKVLVQTYPGSTLLGAKTTLRGVMQGQASIGCISLAYHPGVFPLSSVFELPLGFTTATSASLALWDLYEKYQPKEFKRFKVLTMFTSAPSNLMTKAPVRKLEDLKGLELRASGILSKILESLGATPVSMPMSATPEALQKGVVKGLFSSFDVLKDLNFAEICRYETVTNTAVYPFAIIMNMKAWNDLPDDVKKVMNDLGREQAQWTGEYMDQHVKDSLAWAEEKYSIEMIKMSDADMQAIREKTVPLIEDWKKKATGAGIAASAVLSDVEASRLKYEAAK is encoded by the coding sequence ATGACCAGAACCGGCAAACTTACCGGCGTTTTCGCTGCGCTGATGATTTGCGCAGCCATGCTTTGTTCAGTTTCACCTGTTAGTGCTGCTGATGTTATAAAACTCAGCTATGCTAATTTTCCGCCTGCTAAAACTTTTCCCTGTGTCCAGATGGAACGCTGGAAGCAGGAAGTGGAAAAAAGGACAAACGGCAAGGTTCTGGTTCAGACTTACCCCGGATCAACTCTTCTGGGGGCTAAGACTACTTTGCGCGGTGTTATGCAGGGGCAGGCTTCTATCGGCTGTATCAGCCTTGCCTACCATCCCGGTGTATTTCCTTTGAGTTCTGTTTTTGAACTCCCACTGGGGTTCACTACAGCAACTTCTGCCAGTCTTGCTCTCTGGGATCTTTATGAAAAATATCAGCCCAAAGAGTTTAAGCGTTTCAAAGTTCTGACCATGTTTACCTCCGCTCCTTCAAATCTCATGACTAAGGCTCCGGTTCGTAAGCTGGAGGATCTTAAAGGACTTGAACTGCGTGCTTCCGGTATCCTTTCTAAAATTTTGGAATCTCTCGGTGCTACTCCTGTATCCATGCCCATGTCTGCAACTCCTGAAGCATTGCAGAAAGGCGTTGTGAAGGGGCTGTTTTCATCGTTCGACGTGCTTAAAGACTTGAATTTTGCTGAAATCTGCCGCTACGAAACCGTGACCAATACTGCTGTTTACCCCTTTGCCATCATCATGAATATGAAGGCATGGAATGACCTGCCTGACGATGTTAAAAAAGTTATGAACGATCTTGGGCGTGAGCAGGCGCAGTGGACCGGTGAGTACATGGATCAGCATGTAAAAGATTCTCTGGCATGGGCTGAAGAAAAGTATTCTATTGAGATGATCAAAATGTCTGATGCTGATATGCAGGCCATCAGAGAAAAGACAGTTCCCCTTATTGAGGACTGGAAAAAGAAGGCTACTGGTGCAGGGATTGCTGCTTCTGCGGTTCTTTCCGATGTTGAAGCTTCCCGTTTAAAATACGAAGCAGCCAAATAG